From the Pongo pygmaeus isolate AG05252 chromosome X, NHGRI_mPonPyg2-v2.0_pri, whole genome shotgun sequence genome, one window contains:
- the LOC129025975 gene encoding P2Y purinoceptor 8, with protein MQVPNSTGPDNATLQMLRNPAIAVALPVVYSLVAVVSIPGNLFSLWVLCRRIGPKSPSVIFMINLSVTDLMLASVLPFQIYYHCNRNHWVFGVLLCNVVTVAFYANMYSSILTMTCISVERFLGVLYPLSSKRWRRRRYAVAACAGTWLLLLTALSPLARTDLTYPVHALGIITCFDVLKWTMLPSMAMWAVFLFTIFILLFLIPFVITVACYTATILKLLRTEEAHGREQRRRAVGLAAVVLLAFVTCFAPNNFVLLAHIVSRLFYGKSYYHVYKLTLCLSCLNNCLDPFVYYFASREFQLRLREYLGCRRVPRDPLDTRRESLFSARTTSLRSEACAHPEGLEGAPRPGLQRQESLF; from the coding sequence ATGCAGGTCCCGAACAGCACCGGCCCGGACAACGCGACTCTACAGATGCTGCGGAACCCGGCGATCGCGGTGGCCCTGCCCGTGGTGTACTCGCTGGTGGCGGTGGTCAGCATCCCGGGCAACCTCTTCTCTCTGTGGGTCCTGTGCCGGCGCATCGGGCCCAAATCCCCGTCGGTCATCTTCATGATCAACCTGAGCGTCACGGACCTGATGCTGGCCAGCGTGTTGCCTTTCCAAATCTATTACCATTGCAACCGCAACCACTGGGTATTCGGGGTGCTGCTTTGCAACGTGGTGACCGTGGCCTTTTACGCAAATATGTATTCCAGCATCCTCACCATGACGTGTATCAGCGTGGAGCGCTTCCTGGGGGTCCTGTACCCGCTCAGCTCCAAGCGCTGGCGGCGGCGTCGTTACGCGGTGGCCGCGTGTGCAGGGACCTGGCTGCTGCTCCTGACCGCCCTGTCCCCGCTGGCGCGCACCGATCTCACCTACCCGGTGCACGCCCTGGGCATCATCACCTGCTTCGACGTGCTCAAGTGGACGATGCTCCCCAGCATGGCCATGTGGGCCGTGTTCCTCTTCACCATCTTCATCCTCCTGTTCCTCATCCCGTTCGTGATCACCGTGGCTTGTTACACGGCCACCATCCTCAAGCTGTTGCGCACGGAGGAGGCGCACGGCCGGGAGCAGCGGAGGCGCGCGGTGGGCCTGGCCGCGGTGGTCTTGCTGGCCTTTGTCACCTGCTTCGCCCCCAACAACTTCGTGCTGCTGGCGCACATCGTGAGCCGCCTGTTCTACGGCAAAAGTTACTACCACGTGTACAAGCTCACGCTGTGTCTCAGCTGCCTCAACAACTGTCTGGACCCGTTTGTTTATTACTTTGCTTCCCGGGAATTCCAGCTGCGCCTGCGGGAATATTTGGGCTGCCGCCGGGTGCCCAGAGACCCCCTGGACACGCGCCGCGAGAGCCTCTTCTCCGCCAGGACCACGTCCCTGCGCTCCGAGGCCTGTGCGCACCCGGAGGGGCTGGAGGGAGCCCCCAGGCCCGGCCTCCAGAGGCAGGAGAGCTTGTTCTGA